In Cyprinus carpio isolate SPL01 chromosome A14, ASM1834038v1, whole genome shotgun sequence, a single window of DNA contains:
- the tbc1d2 gene encoding TBC1 domain family member 2A, producing MESEGSSSTPPPVNVHVSPADECVSSEETQQQSLGRSDGDQDKNSIQMHTALPDGTSATLRGTHTPSSTKLCGYLNKQGGPLKVWKSRWFVYEEKSCQLFYYRMAQDINPLGKVDLFCATFSYPLQGEEGTFHVQTPERTVILKAANRDAQMYWLQQLQLKRTLYREQDAEHLSIPRPDNRKLESTPSANNCRADFLPMVKTPSGLVGEEAASLPAPGLNSPLNMSIKHPLIELQNTMHSFRNRHSQEIRQSVFHIGDPTDIQKTASSTTSTVSTPSSFQNSESPANARSEHDLATISPIRKNSKEKSKPLELKDTSGLQHEKQAEEVNAQKELVSLLHKVLEAAQLEKRTCAQFLAAEGEQEHLELLRHGERRAAELRDHLESLQQENENLRRDLNQRDANIAELQESVQLLIQKNQAKQEVILKLSEKLAVCGEDKQYTSGLRSEALKQLTIENENLKDDLKAYKTQNQYLNSEIYHLTTLWRKSSEREQSLIVKCAVLEANSCQMESRYLGILQKLQESKELNPEQREAVKKVVKDAVRADLSTAIKLNSIRDYDEYGFKIAMDYKVEDLKLLAKIQALEIRSQNLLNQKECDGPLLARCAQLLFGRPEGELSSSTELKNLLRTGLPREYRARVWRFMIQSRNKSLKERHPDRYQELCEKSRTSPHLVPRQIQLDLDRTLTSNQYFSPPSSTLIQKLERVLQAFSWQNPTIGYIQGLNRLAAIALLVLQDEEDAFWCLVVVVDYIMPHNYYTNDLVGCQADQRVLKDLMSEKLPRLTAHLEALKVDVSLITVEWFLVLFVESLPTRILFKVWDAFLYEGIKVIFRYALALFKYKEEIILKINDSVEMYQYLRIFPNTIVDGRKLTSIAFNDMNPLPMKLLQNRRATHLERLHAEIKELENLRKAYKAEHVQCKEKELDTLASEDEEEV from the exons ATGGAGAGTGAGGGAAGCTCCAGCACTCCACCTCCAGTGAATGTGCACGTATCTCCTGCAGATGAGTGTGTCAGCTCTGAGGAGACCCAACAACAGAGTTTGGGTCGGTCAGATGGGGATCAGGATAAGAATAGCATCCAGATGCATACTGCTCTTCCTGACGGGACCTCTGCCACCCTCAGAGGGACACACACTCCTTCCAGCACTAAACTATGTGGCTACCTCAACAAGCAGGGTGGACCTCTCAAAGTCTGGAAGTCCCGCTGGTTTGTCTATGAGGAGAAGAGCTGTCAGCTGTTTTACTACCGCATGGCACAGGATATCAATCCTCTGGGTAAGGTGGATCTGTTTTGTGCCACGTTCAGTTACCCGCTGCAGGGAGAGGAGGGAACCTTTCATGTACAGACACCAGAGCGCACTGTCATTCTCAAG gcAGCTAACAGGGATGCCCAAATGTACTGGTTGCAGCAGCTGCAGTTGAAACGCACGTTGTACAGGGAGCAGGATGCTGAACATCTGTCCATACCCAGACCAGACAACCGAAAATTGGAAAGCACCCCATCAGCAAACAACTGCCGTG CTGACTTCTTGCCCATGGTGAAGACGCCTTCTGGCCTGGTAGGTGAAGAAGCTGCCAGTCTGCCTGCACCAGGATTAAACAGCCCTCTCAATATGTCAATCAAACATCCACTAATTGAGCTACA GAACACAATGCACAGTTTCCGTAACCGGCACTCGCAGGAAATCAGACAAAGTGTTTTCCATATTGGCGACCCAACTGACATCCAAAAAACAGCCTCATCTACGACATCCA CGGTTTCCACACCCAGCTCTTTTCAAAACTCAGAATCCCCTGCTAATGCCAGGTCTGAGCATGATCTCGCCACCATTTCACCAATCAGAAAGAACAGCAAAGAAAAGTCCAAACCGCTGGAGCTCAAGGACACATCTGGACTTCAACATGAAAAACAGGCTGAAGAGGTCAATGCACAGAAG GAGTTGGTGTCGCTGCTACATAAGGTGCTGGAAGCTGCTCAGCTGGAGAAACGCACCTGTGCTCAGTTTCTAGCCGCGGAGGGGgagcaggagcacttggagctCCTCAGACACGGCGAGCGGCGTGCAGCCGAACTGCGAGACCATCTGGAGTCCCTGCAGCAAGAGAACGAGAACCTACGGAGGGATCTGAACCAGAGGGATGCCAATATCGCTGAACTCCAGGAGAGTGTCCAGCTCCTGATACAAAAGAATCAGGCCAAACAGGAAGTGATACTGAAGCTGTCTGAGAAGTTAGCAGTCTGTGGAGAAGACAAGCAGTACACCAGTGGGCTGCGGTCAGAGGCCTTAAAACAGCTAACAATCGAGAATGAGAATTTGAAA GATGATTTGAAGGCATATAAAACTCAGAACCAGTACCTAAACTCTGAGATCTACCATCTGACAACACTTTGGAGAAAAAGTTCTGAACGGGAGCAAAGTCTGATAGTAAag TGTGCTGTTCTGGAGGCCAATAGCTGTCAGATGGAAAGCAGATACCTGGGAATCCTCCAGAAACTCCAGGAGAGTAAGGAATTGAACCCGGAGCAGAGGGAAGCAGTCAAGAAGGTGGTTAAGGATGCAGTTCGGGCAGACCTGAGCACTGCTATCAAACTAAACTCAATAAG GGATTACGATGAATATGGATTTAAGATTGCAATGGACTACAAAGTCGAGGACCTGAAGCTGCTTGCTAAGATTCAGGCTCTGGAGATCCGATCCCAAAACCTGCTGAACCAGAAGGAATGCGATGGGCCATTGTTGGCTCGTTGCGCTCAGCTTCTGTTTGGACGCCCTGAAGGAGAACTCTCTTCATCCACAGAATTGAAGAATCTACTCCGGACGGGCTTACCGCGCGAGTACCGTGCGAGGGTTTGGCGTTTTATGATACAGTCTAGGAACAAGTCTCTAAAAGAGCGTCATCCTGACCGCTATCAGGAACTGTGCGAGAAGAGCAGAACCTCACCTCACCTGGTGCCCAGACAGATCCAGCTGGACCTGGATCGCACGCTGACCTCCAATCAGTACTTTTCCCCTCCTTCAAGCACCTTGATTCAGAAGCTGGAGAGAGTTCTGCAGGCGTTCTCATGGCAAAACCCCACCATCGGCTACATCCAGGGACTCAACAG ACTAGCGGCCATTGCTCTGCTGGTACTACAGGATGAGGAAGATGCCTTCTGGTGCTTGGTAGTGGTTGTGGACTATATCATGCCTCACAATTACTACACTAACGACCTGGTGGGCTGTCAG GCCGACCAGCGTGTGCTAAAGGACCTCATGTCTGAGAAGCTGCCTCGACTCACGGCTCATCTGGAAGCACTAAAAGTAGACGTGTCTCTCATCACTGTTGAATGGTTTCTGGTGTTGTTCGTTGAGAGTCTGCCTACACGCATACTGTTTAAAGTATGGGACGCCTTCCTGTATGAAGGCATAAAG GTCATATTCCGATATGCATTGGCTCTTTTCAAATACAAAGAGGAAATCATCTTAAAGATCAATGACAGTGTTGAGATGTACCAGTATCTCCGCATCTTCCCCAACACCATCGTAGATGGAAG GAAGCTGACAAGCATTGCCTTCAACGATATGAACCCACTGCCCATGAAGCTGTTACAGAACCGGCGTGCCACACATCTGGAACGCCTCCATGCTGAGATTAAAGAGCTGGAGAACTTACGGAAAGCATACAAAGCTGAACACGTCCAGTGCAAAGAAAAAGAGCTGGACACCCTGGCTagtgaagatgaagaggaggttTAA